A genomic segment from Ptychodera flava strain L36383 chromosome 19, AS_Pfla_20210202, whole genome shotgun sequence encodes:
- the LOC139119097 gene encoding lipoxygenase homology domain-containing protein 1-like, protein MLKHRLLEEFQDLDLEPIEYTVSVKTSKKVGAGTNADVYITIYGQRGDTGQWDLNKDNYQDSLRMFERGNTDHFTVESVPLGDLSKVVIGHDGSGVGDGWHLNRVKITDPSTEKVYYFHCDRWLDAGEDDGLTERELEVQDEGEDSGDDD, encoded by the exons ATGCTGAAACACAGGCTTCTTGAAGAGTTTCAAGACCTAGATCTAGAAC CAATAGAGTACACTGTGTCCGTCAAGACAAGTAAAAAAGTCGGCGCTGGAACAAACGCCGACGTATACATCACAATCTATGGCCAGCGAGGCGATACTGGACAATGGGATTTGAACAAAGACAACTACCAAGACAGCTTAAGAATGTTTGAACGTGGAAAT aCCGATCATTTCACAGTAGAATCTGTGCCTCTAGGAGATCTATCCAAGGTAGTGATCGGGCATGACGGAAGCGGCGTTG GTGACGGTTGGCATTTAAACAGGGTCAAAATCACCGATCCGTCGACAGAAAAGGTCTATTACTTCCATTGTGATAG ATGGCTAGATGCCGGAGAAGATGACGGCCTGACTGAAAGAGAACTGGAAGTTCAAGATGAAGGAGaagacagtggtgatgatgattag
- the LOC139119095 gene encoding uncharacterized protein, whose translation MSTEAMMEKESTELIDVVKAGYLHRCTMKAITKVWKKQWFILSNADKGGKVLTVYAGVTRRSVQAKISLENFISVRVDPHSKKKSTFVILTKNSKVYLKASNEDEMHEWIAKLYEVVETDESFHVSVPKQQNLKACEAVIQFKEENLLLTCPRTNDIISSFELTKIVVFGNIITSEQIFWFETCNRCCRRGRTIPGIFTFTKMCLVSDRIDRVLETMKNLLEQNHSIFVRVDTSHRLGDTYFPTHNCGVKCLASRSQVSIIAPSISQCILSAERGGRDSRKSSMNSFADTPHRLDTLKVSPVLATRRRSRTDSDIVMEQGQLRVKAPDTSPNYLKRYSGFRVRKMSEPAIHLTNMDPRKSPRVPSQRQLPPNFLLKPAVVGKSRIIERTSTSSAPPLPPRNEASKLEASEILRAGSSETAVTERGLAEKDYFKSQDGQIKDRDFGNFEGYESDAYYIDEASVKGPTVNVAKPLERKISSVAQPSENQRRTSQSSACLQTNGRKISTTNPPTDRRLSQVSKQQNGRKVSTSKQPNGALPLDSCKARRPGKSHSSSYINQLAVNLK comes from the exons GCGGAAAGGTTTTGACCGTCTACGCAGGCGTAACAAGGAGGAGCGTTCAGGCAAAGATATCACTCGAAAATTTCATATCAGTCCGCGTGGATCCACACTCGAAGAAGAAGAGCACCTTCGTGATTTTGACCAAGAATAGTAAGGTGTACCTCAAGGCCTCGAACGAGGATGAAATGCACGAGTGGATAGCAAAGCTGTACGAGGTTGTTGAAACGG AtgaatcatttcatgtcagtgTGCCAAAACAGCAAAACTTGAAAGCCTGCGAAGCCGTGATCCAGTTTAAGGAGGAAAACCTTTTGTTGACATGCCCACGAACCAACGATATCATCAGTTCCTTCGAGTTGACAAAAATCGTCGTCTTCGGTAACATCATTACGTCAGAACAG ATATTCTGGTTCGAGACTTGCAACCGTTGCTGTCGCAGAGGGCGCACCATACCGGGGATATTTACTTTCACGAAGATGTGCTTGGTGTCTGATCGAATCGATAGAGTCTTGGAAACGATGAAAAATTTACTGGAGCAGAACCATTCCATCTTTGTCCGGGTCGACACGAGTCACAG GCTGGGTGACACCTACTTCCCAACTCACAACTGCGGCGTAAAGTGCTTAGCATCCAGAAGTCAAGTCAGTAtcatagcgccctctatcagtCAGTGCATCCTCAGCGCGGAGAGAGGAGGGAGGGACAGTCGAAAAAGTTCAATGAACAGTTTCGCGGACACCCCGCACCGGTTAGATACTTTGAAAGTTTCGCCAGTTCTGGCGACGCGACGTCGGTCGCGGACTGACAGCGATATTGTCATGGAGCAGGGTCAGCTAAGGGTTAAAGCACCCGATACTTCTCCTAACTATCTAAAAAGATACAGCGGGTTTCGGGTACGAAAGATGTCGGAGCCAGCCATCCACCTCACCAACATGGATCCTCGGAAGTCACCCCGCGTGCCAAGTCAGCGTCAGCTGCCTCCCAATTTTCTATTGAAGCCTGCTGTCGTCGGGAAATCTCGGATCATTGAGCGTACGAGCACTTCGTCAGCGCCGCCACTTCCGCCGAGGAACGAAGCGAGCAAACTCGAAGCTAGCGAGATACTCAGAGCGGGCAGCAGCGAAACCGCTGTCACGGAAAGGGGGTTGGCGGAAAAAGACTACTTCAAATCCCAAGACGGACAGATCAAAGATCGCGACTTTGGAAACTTCGAGGGCTACGAGTCCGATGCCTACTACATCGACGAAGCTTCCGTGAAAGGACCAACGGTGAATGTCGCCAAGCCGCTGGAGAGGAAGATCTCTTCAGTCGCTCAACCGAGCGAGAACCAACGAAGAACGTCCCAGTCATCGGCCTGCCTACAAACAAATGGGCGCAAAATTTCGACAACGAATCCTCCGACTGACCGGCGATTGTCCCAGGTATCTAAGCAGCAAAACGGGAGGAAAGTTTCCACGAGCAAGCAACCGAACGGTGCTCTTCCGCTGGACAGCTGTAAGGCTCGGCGCCCCGGGAAAAGTCACAGCTCCAGCTACATTAACCAACTTGCCGTTAACTTAAAATGA